In Actinomyces weissii, a genomic segment contains:
- a CDS encoding glycerophosphodiester phosphodiesterase, whose translation MIKVRQQSYASARLGQGTPLQVEARKGDLLVLVLASQWATVGHKTVPPGWQHVYADGQATAGRSGFIAWTRAQQDTTVQLDHWWGEVDTYAARQRGLLLAISGADTVAEPATAGWTKARPRQVEPGLVIAQEHGSRWDPLNAFTVSGGQVLLAGEASSTASWSAVRAVLTDQAGTLTEGTQRAAVVWATIPLKPAAEAPAAEPPAAEAPATRDFDLAVAKADGTVTPVVPARLRNWSATTVDDLLARKRWMIAHRGGSADWPEMSLKAYAESARRAVPALEFSFSATRDGALIGLHDQSIKRVDASAPDTPITQMTWAEASRYRTQGQPFIRLETLLSAFGSDHVLFLDPKYSANRHDLYLPHLDPRRTILKYYGDATWLASIWRAKGFKCWGFMYPAEILDGRGATWAPYWDLVGVPWWADKQVWDTAKSYGKPLIGHICPNQRAIDRCFEMGAVGVMCAKIDGMVL comes from the coding sequence ATGATAAAGGTCCGTCAGCAGTCCTACGCCTCTGCCCGCCTGGGCCAGGGCACGCCTCTACAGGTTGAGGCCCGCAAGGGCGACCTGCTGGTGCTCGTGCTCGCCTCCCAGTGGGCCACGGTGGGGCACAAGACAGTGCCCCCCGGCTGGCAGCACGTCTACGCCGACGGCCAGGCCACCGCGGGACGCTCCGGCTTTATCGCCTGGACCCGGGCGCAGCAGGACACCACCGTGCAGCTGGACCACTGGTGGGGTGAGGTGGACACCTACGCCGCCCGCCAGCGGGGCCTGCTGCTGGCTATCAGCGGGGCCGACACCGTGGCGGAGCCTGCCACGGCGGGCTGGACCAAGGCCCGCCCCCGCCAGGTCGAGCCGGGGCTGGTCATCGCCCAGGAGCACGGCTCCCGCTGGGACCCCCTGAACGCCTTCACGGTCAGCGGCGGCCAGGTGCTGCTGGCGGGGGAGGCCTCCTCCACAGCCTCCTGGTCCGCCGTCCGCGCCGTGCTGACCGACCAGGCGGGCACGCTCACCGAGGGGACCCAGCGGGCCGCCGTGGTGTGGGCCACCATCCCCCTGAAGCCTGCAGCCGAGGCTCCTGCGGCCGAGCCTCCCGCCGCAGAGGCCCCTGCCACCCGGGACTTCGACCTCGCCGTGGCTAAGGCCGACGGCACCGTGACCCCGGTCGTGCCCGCGCGCCTGCGCAACTGGTCCGCCACCACGGTGGACGACCTGCTGGCCCGCAAGCGCTGGATGATCGCCCACCGCGGCGGCTCCGCCGACTGGCCGGAGATGAGCCTCAAGGCCTACGCCGAGTCCGCCCGCCGGGCCGTGCCCGCCCTGGAGTTCAGCTTCTCGGCCACCAGGGACGGCGCCCTGATCGGCCTGCACGACCAGAGCATCAAGCGGGTGGACGCCTCCGCCCCGGACACCCCGATCACCCAGATGACCTGGGCCGAGGCCAGCCGGTACCGCACCCAGGGCCAGCCCTTCATCCGCCTGGAGACCCTGCTCTCCGCCTTCGGCTCGGACCACGTGCTGTTCCTGGACCCCAAGTACTCCGCCAACCGGCACGACCTCTACCTGCCCCACCTGGACCCCAGGCGCACGATCCTCAAGTACTACGGGGACGCCACCTGGCTGGCCTCGATCTGGCGGGCCAAGGGCTTCAAGTGCTGGGGGTTCATGTACCCGGCGGAGATCCTGGACGGCCGCGGCGCCACCTGGGCCCCCTACTGGGACCTGGTGGGCGTGCCCTGGTGGGCGGACAAGCAGGTCTGGGACACCGCCAAGAGCTATGGAAAACCACTTATTGGTCACATCTGCCCCAACCAGCGGGCTATTGACCGCTGCTTCGAGATGGGAGCGGTAGGCGTCATGTGCGCGAAGATCGACGGGATGGTGCTGTGA